The nucleotide sequence CCCGATGCTCAACATCATCAACGGCGGTTCCCACGCCGACAACTCCGTAGACTTCCAGGAGTACATGATCATGCCGGTCGGCTTCGAAGATTTCGCCGAGGCGCTTCGGGCATCCGCAGAGGTCTACCATAACCTCAAGAAGATCCTCAAAGATGCCAACCACAACACGGCGCTCGGCGACGAGGGCGGTTTCGCGCCGGACCTCTCCTCCAACGAGGAGCCGATCCAGGTCATCATGCAGGCCATCGAAAAAGCGGGTTACAAGCCGGGTGAGGATATCGCGATCGCACTCGACGTCGCGAGCTCCGAGCTGGTGGTCGAGGGTGGCTACCGCCTCGAGTCCGAGAACCGTACCGTCACCTCCGAAGAACTGGTCGCCTACTATGAAGACCTCTGCGGCAAATACCCGATCGTTTCCATTGAGGACGGTCTGAGCGAAGACGACTGGGAGGGCTGGAAAGTCCTGACGGCGAAACTCGGCGATAAGGTGCAGCTTGTCGGTGACGACCTCTTCGTGACCAATGCGAACATCCTTGCCCAGGGGATCGAGAAGGGCATCGGCAACGCCATCCTGATCAAGCCGAACCAGATCGGTTCCGTCTCCGAGACGATGCTGACGGTCAGACTGGCGCAGCGTAACGGCTACAAGTGCGTGATGAGCCACCGTTCCGGCGAAAGCGAAGATGCCTTCATCGCCGACTTCGCGGTGGCACTCAACTGCGGCGAGATCAAAACCGGTTCCACGGCACGCGGCGAGCGTACGGCCAAGTACAACCGTCTGCTCGAAATCGAGAACGAACTCGTTTACGGCGAATACCTCGGCGCCGTCCTTTTCAGCTAAATCCGTGCCGCATTCTTGCGGCACTCCCTTGCAATGCAGCCTACTGATACTCCGACCAAAGAAGACGAAATAGGGTATGCTTCGCCCGACATCGTCGAACGTTACCTCGGATTTAAAACTAAACATTTTCTGCTTGCACTGGCCGGTGTCGTCCTCGGTGCTTTTTACCTCAGCAACCTTCTTTTCGGAAACGCGTCACTTGAAGTTCTGCTCCAGTTGGAGAATTATGAAGGCCATTTGGCGAGTGAAATTGCAAGATTGAAGCAAGAAAATGCGACACTGCAGAAAGAGTATTTCGAACTCAAAGAGCTAGAACCATCGGAGTAAATGCGTGAAACGATTTCTGATCCTGCTGACCCTTGCCGCCGCGACGCTGCTGAGCGGCAGAGAAAACCCCTTTATGCCATCTGCCTCTCTGCCGGAACCCGAACCGGTCAAGGCAGTGGAAGCACCGGTAGAGCCGGAACAACCGGTTGCGCCAGCAACGTCCCAGACCGTGAATTTCCAACAGGCGCGCTTTCTCTTCACGGAAGGGAACGTCCGGATCGAAAGCCGCGACAGGCTTGCAAAACACTTTGTCATTCGCGAACCGACACGGATTATTCTGGATTTTGAAGCGAAAACGGATTTTCCGACACGCAAGCGTGCCCTGAACGTTGCACCGTTCAGCGAAATCCGTATGGGAACGCACCCCGGCTATTACCGCGCCGTCATCGAGCTGAAGCGCGCAGCGGATTATACGATCGAACCTTCCAAGTACGGCTATACCCTTCTTCTGAAGTAGTCTGCCGCCCACACCCCGTTTTTCTAACGGGGTACTTCTTCCCTAGATATTGTAGTACGTCGCTTCCTTGTGGTGGACGACAATGGCTGATGTCGACTGCTCCGGATGGATCTGGAAGGTCTCACTCAGTTCGATCCCGAACTCTTCGGGTTTCAGCAGATCAAAGAGCGGGCGGTTGAGCTCCAGGTCGGGGCAGGCGGGGTAGCCGAAACTGTAGCGTGCGCCCTGGTAGCGGTTCATGCGGACATCCGCAAGGGTCGGCCCCTCATCGTCGGCGATGTTGAGATCGAGCCGGATCTGCTTGTGGGCAATCTCCGCCAGGGCCTCGGCCAGTTCGACGCCCAGGCCGTGGACCTGGTAGTACTCGTTGTATTTCCCCGCATCATAGAGCTCTTTTTCATAGGCGCTGAGACGGCTGCCGGCACTGACGCAGGTGAGTGCGAGGACATCGTGTCGGTCGTGGCGGAAGAAGTCGCTGAGTGCGCGGTGGGGCTGTTTGCGCTGGCGCGGGAAGGTAAAGGCGCATTCGGCATCACCGATGATCTGCTCAAGCGGTTCGCGACTGGCATCGGTATCGCGGTGCCACCCCTCCGTTTCCGGGAAAACGAGCAGGGTGTTGTCATCGGAACGGGCCGGCCAGTAGCCGTAGAGCACCGTCGGATCAAAGAGGCCTTCGTCCAGGAAGAGTGCTTTGAGCTTCTCGTAGGCAGGCCATACAAGCTCGTCGAGCTGCTTCTCATAAGCTTCCTTGTCCATACCCTTGGAACTGTACCCCCAGCGCTGTTTGAAGAGGATCTTGTGGTTGATCCACTCGAACGCCATTGCTTTTTGCGCCTCGGTCAGCTTCAGCTCACGCCGCCCCCAGAACGGCGGGGTCGGAATGCGGACTTCTCTTGAGGGCATCTTCAGTTCGGCGAACGGCGGGATGACAACAGCCTCTTTTTTGGTCTGCTCGGCCATCTCCGGTGCCTCGGGGTGAAGGTTGGTGTCCAGGTTCCCCGCTTCGATGCGGCTCATCGCGGTGACGCCGTCAAAGGCGTCTTTGCAGTAGAAGATCGGGCCGTCGTAACTGGGGCGGCAGAAGTCCTCGATAAAGCTGCGCGTGAGCGCCGCACCGCCCAGCAGGATGGGGACGGTGATCCCCGCCGCTTTGAGCGCTTCGAGGTTCTCTTTCATTACCTGGGTCGATTTGACAAGTAAACCGCTCATGCCGATAGCGCTGGCGTTGGACTCCTGCAGCGTCTTGACGAAGTTGTCCAGTTCGACCTTGATCCCGAGGTTGATTACCTTGTAGCCGTTGTTGGTGAGGATGATGTCGACGAGGTTTTTGCCGACGTCGTGGACATCACCTTTGACGGTGCCAAGCACGAGGGTCGTGTCGACGGCTTTGTCGACTTTGGGGAGGTAGGGGTTGAGGTGGTCGACGGCTGCTTTCATCGTCTCAGCGCTCTGCAGGACGAAAGGCAGCTGCATCTGCCCCGAACCGAAGAGCTCACCGACGACTTTCATGGCATCGATCAGGATCTCGTTGACGATCTTTTCCGGGGCGATCTCGCTCCTTGCCGCCTCGACGAGGGGGATCATCCGCTCCTTGTCGCCGTCAAGCAGGAGCTTCGCGATCTTCTCCTCGGTGCCCAGCGCATTGTAGGCTTCATCTTCCGCCGCACTATCGACGGCTTCCTTGTGGCTGAAGTGCTCGATGAAATCAAAGAGCGCCTGCCCGTTAGGTTTACGGTCGAAAAGGAGGTTTTCGCAGGCGGCGAGGTCCTCCTCATTGATCTTGGCCATCGGGATGATGTGTTTGACGTTGATAATGACCGAGGTGAGCCCCGCTTCGATACAGTGGTGCAGGAAAACGGAGTTGAGGTAGGGGCGGGCGTCTTTGTCCAGGCCGAAGGAGATGTTCGAAAGTCCCAGGATCGCCCCGACCTCCGGGTGGCGGGTGCGGAGTTCGCGGATCGCCTCGATGGTCTGGACCGCCGCGTCGCGGTACTCCTCGTCCCCGCTGCCCACGGTGAAGGTGAGGACGTCGAAAACGAGGTCCTCGGGGTTGAGGCCGTGCTTCTCGGTGGCCAGGGTGTAGATACGTTCGGCCACCTCGAGTTTGCGCTCGACCGTTTTGGCCATCCCCTCTTCGTCGATCGTCAGACAGACGAGGGCCGCCCCGTACTTCTTCGCGAGCGAACAGACGGCATCGAATTTCTCGATCCCGTCTTCGAGGTTGACGGAGTTGATGATGGGTTTGCCGCCGATCAGCTTGAGCGCCTCTTCGAGGGCAGGGGTCTGCGTCGAGTCGGGCATCAGCGGCAGCGCGATCTTCTGGGCGTAGAGGCCCATGACCTTGTTCATGTCCTTTGTTTCGTCGCGCCCGGCAAAGCCGACGGAGACGTCGAGGACGTGGGCCCCGGCGCGGACCTGCTGCTGGCCGACGCTGAGCGTGCCTTCGTAATCCTCGGCCAGGAGGAGTTCGCGGAACGCTTTGGAGCCGGTGGCATTGGAGCGTTCACCCACGAGCAGCGGGGCGGGCTCCTGCATCAGCGGGACGCTGTTGAAGAGCGAGGCGAGCGAGGTCGGCTGGGAACCGGAGGGCGCTTTGGGCGTGATGGCATGCACCCGGTCGGCGAGCGCCTTAATGTGCTGGGGCGTCGTTCCGCAGCAGCCGCCGAGGAAACTGACGCCGTCGAATTCGAGGAAAGATTCCTGCCGGTCGGAAAACTCGTCGGGTCCCATCGGGTAGTAGGTGTAGCCGCCGCGGTTCTGCGGGAGCCCCGCGTTGGCGTGGATGGAGATGGGTTTGCCCCAGACGTCGCTCAGCGCTTTGACGTGCTTGGTGTACTGCTCCGGGCCGGTACCGCAGTTGAAGCCCAGCGAGAGGATGTCGAAGGGCTCCATAATGACGGCCAGGGTCTGCGCGTCGGTCCCGATGAGCATGGTGCCGGCCAGCTCGATGGTTCCGGAGACCATGACGGGGAGGTCGGTGCCGCGCGACGCGTTGGCCGCCTGGCAGGCGTGCAGGGCCGCCTTGATCTGCAGCGGGTCCTGGCAGGTCTCGAGCAGGAAAACATCGCAGCCGCCGTCGATGAGCCCCTGGGCGCACTCGGTGTACCCTTCGAGCATCTCGTCGTAGTGGATATGGCCCAGGGAGGGGAGTTTCGTCCCCGGACCGATGGAACCGAGCACATAGCGCGGGTGCTCGGGGGTGCTGAACTGCTCACACACCTCTTTGACGCGCTGGGCCCCGGCCTTGGAGAGTTCGTAGGCGCGGTGTCCGATGCCGTACTCGTCCAATACCCAGGAGAAGGCTCCGAAAGTATTGGTCGTGATCATGTCGGCACCGGCGTTCAGATAAGCGTGGAAGATATCGCGCATGATCTCCGGCGCGGTGACGTTGAGGAGCTCGTTACACCCCTCGTTGCCTTCCCATGCCGCTTCGGGGATCTGGTCATGGCGCTGCTGCAGCTGCGTACCCATGGCGCCGTCGATGATGATCGGCCGCCGTTTGATGGTCTCTAGAATAGCGTTTTTTACGGACATGATCTGCTTTTTTTAGGCTTATTTTAGCGCAGGGGAGCATAAAAGCGGATGAGCTATCGGTGGTGTATTTGTGACATAAAAGAGCGTTTTTTTTTGAAAATCACAAACGTGTATACACTATTCTAAACATTGTCCTGTTAAAATAGTTGGAAAAAAGGTGTTGCATGCGCATCGGTGCGGTTCTCTTTGCGATTCTGCTCTTTTTCCTGCCGCTCTTCGCGCATCAGCATGATGACGACAAAGTGCTGCTGCAGCTGCAGTGGCTACCCCAGTTCCAGTTTGCCGGCTACTTTGTCGCCAAGGAGAAAGGATTCTACTCCGAGGCGGACCTCGACGTCGAGATCCGGCCGATGACGGCGGAGATGGATGTCGAACGCGAAGTGCTGAGCGGCCGGGCACAGTTCGGGACGGGACGGACATCCCTGCTGGTGAAGTACGACAGGGGCGAACCGCTTGTGGCGATGGCGGCGATCTTTCAAAGCTCCCCGATGGTACTGCTCGCACGGGAGGACTCCGGCATCCGAAAGATCGAGGACCTGCGCGGCAAACGGGTCATGATGACCAGCGACGTCCAGACGGCGGCATCGGTCCAGGCCATGCTGCGCAATGCGGGGATGCAGGAAATGGAACTCAACCTGATCCCCCATACGTTCGACCCGTTATCACTCGAGCGGAACGAAACGGATGCGATGGCGGCTTACTCTTCCAATGAACCGTTTGTGCTTTCGAACAGGGGGGTCAAGACCTTCGCAATCGATCCAAAGGTGGCCGGTTTCGATTTTTATAACGACATCCTTTTCACCTCCCAGTCGGAACTGCAGCAGCACCCGGAGCGCGTCAAACGCTTTTACGAGGCGAGTCTGAAGGGGTGGCGCTATGCCTTTGAGCATATCGATGAGACGGCCAGGCTGCTGTTTGAGAAGTACAACGTTCAGCATAAAAGCCTTGAGGCGCTGCGGTTTGAAGGAAAGACCCTCAAATCGTTTGCGCTCAAAGAAGATACGCCCCTGGGGGATCTGAGCCCGGACCGACTGCTGGCGATCTATCAGGCTTACACGCTGTTGGGGTATACGAAGGGCATGCGTACCCTGGATGCGTTTCTCTATCACCCGGAGCGGCTGCTGCTCACGCCGCAAGAGCAGGCGTGGCTGAAAAAGCACCCGGTCATCAATATCGGCGTGGACTCGGAGTGGCCCCCGGTCGAGTTCCTGTCGCGCAAGGGCGCGTACGGGGGGATCTCCTACGGTTTTATCCAGCGTGTCGCGGAAAAACTGGGGGTGCGCATTGAACTGCAGCGCAAGCGGAGCTGGCAGGAGGTCGATACGGCCTTGAAACAGCGGGAGCTTGACGTCGTGACCGCGATGACGGCGACGCCCGAAAGGCATGCATATGCGAACTTCACCCGTCCCTATCTGACACTGCCGATGGTGATCGTCGGCGGGGAATCGTTCCAGTACGTCGGCGGGCTGGCGGCGCTCAAAGGCAAACGCGTCGCCGTCGTGAGGGATTATACGGCCGACTTCTTCTTGAAACGCGATTTCCCGCAGATCAAACGGATCCAGGCCGACTCGCTCTCCGATGTGCTGAAGCTGGTCGCGTTCGGAAAGGCCGATGTCGCGGTGGACGCCCTGGCGGTTGCCAGTTACCTGATCGCGAAAGAGGGGCTCAACAACCTCCGCATCGTGGGGCAGACGCCCTACCGCTACGAGATAGCCATGGGCGTCCGCAGCGACTGGCCGATGCTGCAGACGCTGATCCAGCGCGCGCTCGACAGTATCGGGGAGGAGGAGCGCGAAGCGATCTACCGCGAGTGGGTGCCGACGGTCTACAAACACCAGTTCGACTACGCACTGCTCTGGAAGATCCTGGCCGTGCTCGCCGTCATCGCCCTGCTGTTCGGGTACAAGTATATCCGTCTTGAAGAACTGGTGCGCCGCCGCACCAGCGAACTGACCGAACTCAATGCGACGCTGAACGAGCGGATCGAAGAAGCCGTGGGGGAGAACCGGGACAAAGAGCGGATGATGATCCAGCAGGCGAAAATGGCGACGATAGGGGAGATGATCGAATCCATCGCCCACCAGTGGCGCCAGCCGCTCAACGTCATGGGCATCGGCATCGCCAACCTCGATCTCAAACGGCAGCTCGGCACCGTAGACGAGGAGGAGCTAGACAGGTTGATCAATATCGTCCACCGGCAGGTAGAGTACATGTCCCAGACAATCGACGATTTCCGCAATTTTTTCAAGCGGGACAAACAGCTTGAAACCGTCAGCCTGCGCACGCTTGTCGATGAGGTGCTGGGGCTGGTGACACCGGCACTGGAACAGAAAAAGATCGCTGTTGATGTGGACGTTCCGGAGCGCATCGAGGCGACGCTCTATCCGAATGAGCTCAAACAGGTGATCCTCAACATCGTCAGCAACGCAAAGGATGTCCTGATGCAGCATCCCTTCGGCGTGAAGAAGATCATGATTACGGCGGAGGAGCAGGGGGACGCCGTTGTGCTCTCCATTGCAGACAACGGCGGCGGTGTGCCGGAGGAGATCATGGACAAGATCTTCGACCCCTATTTCACCACCAAGTTCGAATCGCAGGGAACGGGCATTGGGCTCTATATGTCGAAAATCATCGTGGAGAAGAACCTCAAAGGGCGGATTTCGGTGGAAAACAGGAACGGGGGCGCAGAGTTTGTGATCCGGCTGCCCAAAGGGGAAAAGACGCGGTCGGCCTGAGTGCTTCAGCGGATTTAATCGACCATCCAGGACGTCGATACGGTATGGCGGAGGCGCTGCATTTTGTCCCGTTCGGCCGGGGTGAGGTTGGAAGCGGAGCCATCGGTTTTGTGGCTGTAAATCATGGGGTTTCCTTTCAATATGCATAAGGATATGCATTTTCCGTGCATGATACTGCATCCGGGTCAACGCGCTGTTACGGGAAGGTTGCATGTTCTAA is from Sulfurimonas sp. HSL-1656 and encodes:
- the eno gene encoding phosphopyruvate hydratase: MIYIDNVTAMEVMDSRGNPTVKATVELSDGTVASAIVPSGASTGKREALELRDGGDRYMGKGVLTAVENVNTQIADAIIGLSPFNQAMVDAEMKALDGTDNYSNLGANAVLGVSMAIARAAADSLGMPLYRYLGGANAMVMPVPMLNIINGGSHADNSVDFQEYMIMPVGFEDFAEALRASAEVYHNLKKILKDANHNTALGDEGGFAPDLSSNEEPIQVIMQAIEKAGYKPGEDIAIALDVASSELVVEGGYRLESENRTVTSEELVAYYEDLCGKYPIVSIEDGLSEDDWEGWKVLTAKLGDKVQLVGDDLFVTNANILAQGIEKGIGNAILIKPNQIGSVSETMLTVRLAQRNGYKCVMSHRSGESEDAFIADFAVALNCGEIKTGSTARGERTAKYNRLLEIENELVYGEYLGAVLFS
- a CDS encoding AMIN domain-containing protein, with the translated sequence MKRFLILLTLAAATLLSGRENPFMPSASLPEPEPVKAVEAPVEPEQPVAPATSQTVNFQQARFLFTEGNVRIESRDRLAKHFVIREPTRIILDFEAKTDFPTRKRALNVAPFSEIRMGTHPGYYRAVIELKRAADYTIEPSKYGYTLLLK
- the metH gene encoding methionine synthase produces the protein MSVKNAILETIKRRPIIIDGAMGTQLQQRHDQIPEAAWEGNEGCNELLNVTAPEIMRDIFHAYLNAGADMITTNTFGAFSWVLDEYGIGHRAYELSKAGAQRVKEVCEQFSTPEHPRYVLGSIGPGTKLPSLGHIHYDEMLEGYTECAQGLIDGGCDVFLLETCQDPLQIKAALHACQAANASRGTDLPVMVSGTIELAGTMLIGTDAQTLAVIMEPFDILSLGFNCGTGPEQYTKHVKALSDVWGKPISIHANAGLPQNRGGYTYYPMGPDEFSDRQESFLEFDGVSFLGGCCGTTPQHIKALADRVHAITPKAPSGSQPTSLASLFNSVPLMQEPAPLLVGERSNATGSKAFRELLLAEDYEGTLSVGQQQVRAGAHVLDVSVGFAGRDETKDMNKVMGLYAQKIALPLMPDSTQTPALEEALKLIGGKPIINSVNLEDGIEKFDAVCSLAKKYGAALVCLTIDEEGMAKTVERKLEVAERIYTLATEKHGLNPEDLVFDVLTFTVGSGDEEYRDAAVQTIEAIRELRTRHPEVGAILGLSNISFGLDKDARPYLNSVFLHHCIEAGLTSVIINVKHIIPMAKINEEDLAACENLLFDRKPNGQALFDFIEHFSHKEAVDSAAEDEAYNALGTEEKIAKLLLDGDKERMIPLVEAARSEIAPEKIVNEILIDAMKVVGELFGSGQMQLPFVLQSAETMKAAVDHLNPYLPKVDKAVDTTLVLGTVKGDVHDVGKNLVDIILTNNGYKVINLGIKVELDNFVKTLQESNASAIGMSGLLVKSTQVMKENLEALKAAGITVPILLGGAALTRSFIEDFCRPSYDGPIFYCKDAFDGVTAMSRIEAGNLDTNLHPEAPEMAEQTKKEAVVIPPFAELKMPSREVRIPTPPFWGRRELKLTEAQKAMAFEWINHKILFKQRWGYSSKGMDKEAYEKQLDELVWPAYEKLKALFLDEGLFDPTVLYGYWPARSDDNTLLVFPETEGWHRDTDASREPLEQIIGDAECAFTFPRQRKQPHRALSDFFRHDRHDVLALTCVSAGSRLSAYEKELYDAGKYNEYYQVHGLGVELAEALAEIAHKQIRLDLNIADDEGPTLADVRMNRYQGARYSFGYPACPDLELNRPLFDLLKPEEFGIELSETFQIHPEQSTSAIVVHHKEATYYNI
- a CDS encoding ABC transporter substrate-binding protein, whose product is MRIGAVLFAILLFFLPLFAHQHDDDKVLLQLQWLPQFQFAGYFVAKEKGFYSEADLDVEIRPMTAEMDVEREVLSGRAQFGTGRTSLLVKYDRGEPLVAMAAIFQSSPMVLLAREDSGIRKIEDLRGKRVMMTSDVQTAASVQAMLRNAGMQEMELNLIPHTFDPLSLERNETDAMAAYSSNEPFVLSNRGVKTFAIDPKVAGFDFYNDILFTSQSELQQHPERVKRFYEASLKGWRYAFEHIDETARLLFEKYNVQHKSLEALRFEGKTLKSFALKEDTPLGDLSPDRLLAIYQAYTLLGYTKGMRTLDAFLYHPERLLLTPQEQAWLKKHPVINIGVDSEWPPVEFLSRKGAYGGISYGFIQRVAEKLGVRIELQRKRSWQEVDTALKQRELDVVTAMTATPERHAYANFTRPYLTLPMVIVGGESFQYVGGLAALKGKRVAVVRDYTADFFLKRDFPQIKRIQADSLSDVLKLVAFGKADVAVDALAVASYLIAKEGLNNLRIVGQTPYRYEIAMGVRSDWPMLQTLIQRALDSIGEEEREAIYREWVPTVYKHQFDYALLWKILAVLAVIALLFGYKYIRLEELVRRRTSELTELNATLNERIEEAVGENRDKERMMIQQAKMATIGEMIESIAHQWRQPLNVMGIGIANLDLKRQLGTVDEEELDRLINIVHRQVEYMSQTIDDFRNFFKRDKQLETVSLRTLVDEVLGLVTPALEQKKIAVDVDVPERIEATLYPNELKQVILNIVSNAKDVLMQHPFGVKKIMITAEEQGDAVVLSIADNGGGVPEEIMDKIFDPYFTTKFESQGTGIGLYMSKIIVEKNLKGRISVENRNGGAEFVIRLPKGEKTRSA